TGACAAGGTGCATTGCCTTCGTTCTCATCGCCATGTTTCGGGTCCAGCTAAGTCATTGATTGATACTTTGCAGAGTGCTGGAATAGGACCTAGTGGAATAATGTCTGCACTAATAAAGGAATACGGTGGAATTAGCAATATTGGTTTCACTGAGCGTGACTGTAGGAATTATATGAGAAGTAGTAGGCAAAGGACCCTTGGAGGTGACACTCAAATCCTTTTGGATTACTTGAAGAGCAAACAAGCAGAGAATCCTTCATTTTTCTATGATGTACAAGGTGACGATGATCACTGCATGAGTAATATCCTCTGGGTTGATCCCAAGGCTAGGACTAATTATACTTACTTCGGAGACACTGTCACCTTTGATACAACATATAGGTCAAACCGCTATAGATTACCTTTTGCACCTTTCACTGGCATAAATCATCATGGACAGCCTGTATTATTTGGTTGTGCTCTTCTGATAAATGAATCCGAGGCATCTTTTGTCTGGCTTTTCAAAACCTGGCTTGAAGCAATGTCGGGTAGACCTCCAGTTTCAATTACTACTGATCATGATAGGGTGATATGTGCAGCCATCAACCATGTATTTCCTGGTACCCGTCACAGATTTTGTAAGTGGCACATTTTTAAGGAGTGCCAAGAGAAGTTGTCTCATGTGCTTTCTGAACATCATAGTTTTGAAGCTGACCTGCATAAATGCATTAACCTGACTGAGTCCATTGAGGAGTTTGAGTCTTGTTGGTCCTGTCTAATTGATAGGTATGATCTCAAGAAACATGAATGGCTCCAAGCAATTTATGGTGATAGGGGGCATTGGGTACCAGTGTACTTGAGGGACACATTTTTTGCAGAAATGTCAATAACACAGCGAAGTGATAGCATAAACTCTTATTTTGATGGATATATCAATGCATCAACGACACTCCTGCTTTTTGTCAAGCAGTATGAGAAGGCTCTGGAGAGTCGTTTTGAAAAAGAAGTCAAAGCTGACTATGACACAATTAACACTACTCCAATTCTGAAGACTCCATCACCTATGGAAAAACAGACAGCGGGAGTTTACACAAGGAGGTTGTTTATCAAATTTCAAGAAGAGTTGGTTGAGACATTAACATTCTTGGCAAACAAAGTAGACGAAGAAGAAATGATAACCGTGTATAGAGTAGCCAAATATGGGGAAATGCACCGAGCCTACTTTGTCAACTTTAATTCGTTTGAGATGAAAGCTACTTGTAGCTGCCAGATGTTTGAGTTTTCTGGTCTAGTTTGTAGACATATATTAACTGTTTTTAGGGTGACAAACCTTCTTACTTTACCATctcattatatattaaaaagatgGACCAGGATTGCTAAAAGTGGTGTCATATTGGAGGAACGTACTACTAATTTGTCAAATGGTGCCCAAGAATCTCTTACCATCCGATTCAACAATCTTCGTCACCAGGCCCTTAAATATGTTGACGAGGGAGTAACCTCTTCAGAAGTTTATGATGTAGCAATAAGTGCTCTTCGGGAGGCTGCGAATAAAGTGGCATTTGCAACAAAAAATGGTGGAAGACAGGTTATTTTAAACGGAACTTGTGAAGAAGACCTTCATCAGAGCAATGAAGCAACTATAAGACGTAGTGATCCTCCATTTGGTACGCAACAATCTCCATATAAGGTCTGTTCTTTTTGGTAATTTATGACATAGTATATTTTTCTGCTGGAAAATTCTGTAATCCGTACTTTTGTTGTTCATAGAGTTTCTCATATGCAAAAATCGTGACAGTTTTGTATTATTGTGCTCTTTTCAAGTTTAAAGGAAAGTGGTTTATACGAGAGGACAGTAATTCTTctaacattttatttaaaaggaaaataaatccCACTTCTCCTCTTCCTTAAGTAGTAAAGACGGTTTCTTAAAGGTTGTTTATGAACCAGTTAAACTGATATGATAAATGGTGCAATATTATAAACTCTCCCCATTggtatgaaatgtttttaacgTTTAAGACATTTTATGTTATGAGCTAAGGTTATATATTTTTGAAGTTTCCATTAATCATAATAGTGTTGTTCCAAAATTTCTATGGATAACACTGTTCGTTgtgatttatttttgaaaaagagtAACAGTTCCATTGTTAACTGTGTTTTCATTTAGGCTTCCACCCTTAAGTGTAACCCTTATCATAGTGAATCTTATTAATTTGCTGTATGATATTTTCAGAGGGATTACACATGTATTTAGATATTCTAAAACAAACACTTATCCTCTAAgctcattttcttttcttctgttGTAGGATGAGCAAGATAGGACAATTGAGAAGTTGACACGGCAACTTGACAGAGCTCGAAGGAAATGTGAAGTTTATAGGTCCAACTTGCTGTCAATTTTAAAAGACATTGAAGAGCAGAAGCTACAATTGTCAGTTAAAGTCCAAAATATTAAGTTGGGAATGAAAGAGTGATTTGTGGTTAGCAATAATGGAGTTGATGGATGTAATTGTTGTAGGTTCACCCTCTTGTAAAGCATTTAGTAGGGTACCTGTTTAGTGAAGTTGAGAAAGCTTCCTAGAGGAAATTTCTAACCAGTTTTTTTATGACAATATCTAACCAGTTTTACTGAGGGTTGGGTTCATTGGTTTTCAAATCTTCAGTCTCGTGACCCAATCTTTTTTTAATCAAGAATAAGAATGCTATAACATCATTCTACTTGTTGTAATCCTAATTAAGTCAACACCACAATTAGCATCAATCTTATGCaacatttttacaaatttttagaaaacaaaagaaagaaaatataagtGGGAGGACCATACTAACACCCATTAGCAAAATCTTCAAAATAATGGAGTTGATCACATCTATCCCACCATCATAAGagatacaagagtatttcataCCAAGTAGCCAATTTATTAGAGTCTAAATCAGActgaaaccaaaaatttatataaactaattttttgcttttgtataattaaattaatattcgTCCCTAACGTTTTCTATTACACATTTTAATCtatcttctttataaatttaCTTTAGAATGTTAGTTCAACCTTTTTATTCTCTACCAATATAGAGTATGCAATTACTCTTTCATTCTCCCATTTAGTGCTATTAATTCACTTGGTTCTCTCTATTTTCTGTTAAACTACTAGTATCCGTTGTTTACGAGATTCAAATGGAGAAGAAAAACTGTTTGaacttgtattttaatttaatctaaaacattttaaagaaaattaaaagcaCAACTTTTAAGACATTTGAATTTCAATgacatttttttagtatttatttctAAAACTTTCTTTAGTGAGATTACATTAAGAAGAGTAATTAATATTCCCTTCAGTTCTCAGACAAAATTTAGAAGAAATTTAGTCCCTTTCATAaggtattttataattttatacaactttaattttttttcttgtttatcacgaataaatattttaagtatttGTGTTTTGTATTAATGAATAGTGAGAagcaaattttaaaaatcatcgataaaaaataattttgtacattggtaatatttttaaaaaatcaactaaattaattgattttattagTATGTACGATTAAAATGTCTTATAATAAGGACTGGAGGGAATAATTCTTTCTTTATAATgatgattaaaatatataatacaattaactaattatttcataaaatttaacaatttaaatattgttttaattttcaaaacaatattagtatatatatatataatgatgaagaaataaaaataggTAAAATAGAATATATCAAAACTACAAGAGAACATTACTAATATTtagataaaagaaaatcaaaatgtGAGATCAACCTATTTCACTAACTAACAGTTTGACATAAAGGAATATTTGATTGATTCAAACCTTAAGAAAATTTCTGTATATTTTAGGATGAATTTAGGTTGATTTGAAGTCCATTCAATCATCTTAATGTAATATATTCTCTTAAAATGTATAGTTTTTcaaacatttatattttaataatacaaCTTTTCAgcacattatattatatttttatttataaaatttatcttaaaatatattttgtaaaatatacattttaagTGTAGCTGTATATTTTTAAAGTTCTACATTTTaatcatatataatattaaaattaaaattaatatattgtaTTAACAAATAAACTTACTACCTTTATCAAAATTTTGGACAAAGTTAAAATATAGATAAACATATCTTATAAATGtcccaatttaaaaataaataaataaattttcgaGTTATTTTCCGGATCACCCCTATTGGATAATGCTTTAAAACAGGCAGTGTTGtcattaaaataagaaaaataactataataaaattgaaatgaaacggtgaaacataaaaaatagagacaaaattaaaactaaaatttgaaagaaaattgGCATCATTTTTTAAAGATACTATACTATAAAGCATTTATTAAATCGTATTaagtatttcttttatattgttAAATGTGTACATAGAATCCGATCAGAGTCAACCTGGTTTATACAAATTCAGCCCAATTAAACCCGGTTGGTCTAATCAACACTTAGTTTTAGGTTCCCAGACTAACCAATACTTGACAGCATTCACCATATCAAGGCTACGTATAAACATGTCCATGAACTGAAATCTATtatttatactaaaaaataatacataaaccTAACCAAAGATGGCAACTACCTCATTACCCTttattcttcaattttattCCGAAGATGGTAGTTGCTCGTATTACAAGCAATTTATAACCCAACTTACATTTACCAACTCCATCCCcccaaaaataataaataaataaaccatTGAAAATATGGTACATTATTGAGGCCTGGTTCAAACAATTCTTAATTCAAGGTTTGGATAGCCAGCCAGAGCTTTGTGTCTTTCAAAGAGATCTTGAAGTGCTTCCACAAACTTACCATGTATCATAGCAACCTAAATGCAGGTTTAAATAATGAAAGAGGTTAGAAATTCAGCCAACTGAACCCCAATATTTGAAGATATCAATCATACAGTAACAAGAATTCCCATATAGAAACAATTCATCATCTTGGCAGTATTGATAATCAAGTTATGAAACTCTATAGACAAGTATTCAATGGATTGAACGCATACTTTTAGGTGTTAGAGAtatatacaaaaaatataa
The sequence above is a segment of the Phaseolus vulgaris cultivar G19833 chromosome 2, P. vulgaris v2.0, whole genome shotgun sequence genome. Coding sequences within it:
- the LOC137811061 gene encoding protein FAR1-RELATED SEQUENCE 5-like isoform X1 gives rise to the protein MEFEPLSLGNEVIEFDMIGLGYEATIDMEHPIEDDEDLVNIDYSSAAANSVLAAGVGPHIFGGDTNLEPCQGMDFESEEAAKAFYNSYARRVGFSTRVSMSRRSRRDGSIIQRSFVCAKEGFRVEKEKHLVDGRVKRPRAETRVGCKAMLVVKIQDSGRWVVSSFVKEHNHELVPPDKVHCLRSHRHVSGPAKSLIDTLQSAGIGPSGIMSALIKEYGGISNIGFTERDCRNYMRSSRQRTLGGDTQILLDYLKSKQAENPSFFYDVQGDDDHCMSNILWVDPKARTNYTYFGDTVTFDTTYRSNRYRLPFAPFTGINHHGQPVLFGCALLINESEASFVWLFKTWLEAMSGRPPVSITTDHDRVICAAINHVFPGTRHRFCKWHIFKECQEKLSHVLSEHHSFEADLHKCINLTESIEEFESCWSCLIDRYDLKKHEWLQAIYGDRGHWVPVYLRDTFFAEMSITQRSDSINSYFDGYINASTTLLLFVKQYEKALESRFEKEVKADYDTINTTPILKTPSPMEKQTAGVYTRRLFIKFQEELVETLTFLANKVDEEEMITVYRVAKYGEMHRAYFVNFNSFEMKATCSCQMFEFSGLVCRHILTVFRVTNLLTLPSHYILKRWTRIAKSGVILEERTTNLSNGAQESLTIRFNNLRHQALKYVDEGVTSSEVYDVAISALREAANKVAFATKNGGRQVILNGTCEEDLHQSNEATIRRSDPPFGTQQSPYKDEQDRTIEKLTRQLDRARRKCEVYRSNLLSILKDIEEQKLQLSVKVQNIKLGMKE
- the LOC137811061 gene encoding protein FAR1-RELATED SEQUENCE 5-like isoform X2, whose product is MEFEPLSLGNEVIEFDMIGLGYEATIDMEHPIEDDEDLVNIDYSSAAANSVLAAGVGPHIFGGDTNLEPCQGMDFESEEAAKAFYNSYARRVGFSTRVSMSRRSRRDGSIIQRSFVCAKEGFRVEKEKHLVDGRVKRPRAETRVGCKAMLVVKIQDSGRWVVSSFVKEHNHELVPPDKVHCLRSHRHVSGPAKSLIDTLQSAGIGPSGIMSALIKEYGGISNIGFTERDCRNYMRSSRQRTLGGDTQILLDYLKSKQAENPSFFYDVQGDDDHCMSNILWVDPKARTNYTYFGDTVTFDTTYRSNRYRLPFAPFTGINHHGQPVLFGCALLINESEASFVWLFKTWLEAMSGRPPVSITTDHDRVICAAINHVFPGTRHRFCKWHIFKECQEKLSHVLSEHHSFEADLHKCINLTESIEEFESCWSCLIDRYDLKKHEWLQAIYGDRGHWVPVYLRDTFFAEMSITQRSDSINSYFDGYINASTTLLLFVKQYEKALESRFEKEVKADYDTINTTPILKTPSPMEKQTAGVYTRRLFIKFQEELVETLTFLANKVDEEEMITVYRVAKYGEMHRAYFVNFNSFEMKATCSCQMFEFSGLVCRHILTVFRVTNLLTLPSHYILKRWTRIAKSGVILEERTTNLSNGAQESLTIRFNNLRHQALKYVDEGVTSSEVYDVAISALREAANKVAFATKNGGRQVILNGTCEEDLHQSNEATIRRSDPPFG